The Tripterygium wilfordii isolate XIE 37 chromosome 4, ASM1340144v1, whole genome shotgun sequence genome has a window encoding:
- the LOC119995797 gene encoding BTB/POZ domain-containing protein At2g24240-like, with protein MGIQRDRVKFNVGGRVFETTTTTLANAGRHSFFGALFDENWDTKSNTNNNSCHGDDYLFIDRNPDCFSVLLDLLRTGELHLPPNIPERLVYREAAFYGLLDHVRSAKWGQFDGNQLILSQSVTGRAPGDGTAIRAGPDGGCSVAHGSIVHVYDWMMEEHPPMNLDYQRVNDVIWVDSESIVISACERLGRVGDGGMGLFSKSTGELRHKFQVSHENQVKSFTGGALSMNGERIFSSCKGRSNEYGIGVWDQITGKQIDFFYESPGWSLGDADKLQWLDGSNCLLVATLFPRKDNCYISLLDFREKSMVWSWSDIGVPINVDEKRVRDAVAMEESNSICVVNEYEDLGFIDLRINGGCVRWSSRSRLMKRLMRGKLPEEPCYPKLALHEGQLFSSMDDCISVFCGPDCVLTSRLRRSNGGSICDFSIGGDRLFALHNEENVFDVWETPPPPII; from the coding sequence ATGGGAATCCAGAGAGACAGAGTCAAATTCAACGTTGGTGGCAGAGTCTTCgagaccaccaccaccacccttgCCAACGCCGGCCGCCACTCCTTCTTTGGTGCATTATTCGACGAGAATTGGGATACGAAATCGAACACCAACAACAATTCCTGCCATGGCGATGATTATCTCTTCATCGACCGGAACCCAGATTGCTTCTCGGTCCTCCTCGATCTCCTCCGCACCGGCGAGCTTCACTTACCCCCAAACATCCCCGAACGCCTCGTCTACCGTGAAGCCGCCTTCTATGGCCTCCTGGACCATGTCCGCTCCGCCAAGTGGGGTCAATTCGACGGCAACCAACTCATCCTCTCCCAATCCGTGACTGGCCGGGCACCCGGAGATGGCACTGCTATCCGGGCCGGGCCAGACGGGGGTTGCTCGGTCGCACACGGTAGCATAGTCCATGTCTATGATTGGATGATGGAGGAGCACCCTCCAATGAACCTTGATTACCAGAGAGTCAATGATGTCATATGGGTTGACTCTGAAAGCATAGTAATCAGTGCTTGTGAGAGATTAGGCCGGGTCGGAGATGGAGGAATGGGATTGTTCAGCAAGTCCACAGGTGAATTAAGACACAAATTTCAGGTGTCCCATGAAAATCAGGTGAAGAGTTTCACTGGTGGTGCATTGAGTATGAATGGAGAGAGGATTTTTAGCAGTTGTAAAGGAAGGAGTAATGAGTACGGGATTGGGGTTTGGGATCAGATTACAGGGAAACAGATTGATTTCTTCTATGAATCTCCAGGTTGGTCACTTGGGGATGCTGATAAATTGCAGTGGTTGGATGGAAGCAATTGCTTGTTAGTAGCTACATTGTTTCCTAGGAAGGACAACTGTTACATTAGTTTGTTGGATTTCAGGGAGAAGAGTATGGTCTGGTCTTGGTCTGATATTGGTGTACCGATAAATGTCGATGAGAAGCGTGTTCGAGATGCAGTAGCTATGGAGGAAAGTAATTCAATCTGTGTAGTGAATGAATAtgaggatttagggtttatagaCTTGAGAATCAATGGAGGGTGTGTAAGGTGGAGTTCGAGGAGTCGGTTGATGAAACGGCTCATGAGAGGGAAGTTGCCTGAAGAACCTTGTTATCCAAAGCTGGCATTACATGAAGGACAGTTGTTCTCATCAATGGATGACTGCATTTCAGTTTTTTGTGGACCGGATTGCGTGTTAACATCTAGGTTGCGACGGAGCAATGGAGGATCCATATGCGACTTCTCCATCGGTGGAGATCGGCTTTTTGCACTTCACAATGAGGagaatgtgtttgatgtttgggAGACTCCACCTCCTCCCATTATATGA